ATACTATTATTATACCTAAATATTCCACTAAATGATATATGTTTTAACAAAAAGACAAAAAAAAATATGGACGTATAATCCATATATTAATTTTAAAAGGCAGTAGACTTCCATGCTTGTCCAAATAAGTAAGTATTAATATATAATACCTGCTAAGGGATAGATATCACTTTATTAATCTTCACAATTGTAAAACATGAAAGCCCTTGTTTAAAAAATTAATCATTTTTTCTTAGTTTTTCAGGAACTTTTGGTTGATTAAAGAACCATATGCATGCTGTTTGAACAGAAAGTGAAGCTACTGCAATACCTATTAAACCTACTAAACCTAATAAACTTGTACTGACTTTCTTGTTGATCGCTGTTAACATATCTTGACCTCGCTTTCCCTTTTATTTATTATTGGTAAAACTGTTATCGATTCCATAAAGACTGCAATAGCAGCTACCATATAATACGATTGCAAAGAGTTGAAAAATATACTTAAAGTAAAAATAATCAGTGATTGAATAATAACTGTAATCATACTTTTTTTCTTGTAAGTAATTTTCTCAGAGTCACATAACGGTTTATTAATAGTATCAACAGGAGCATAAGTAAGAATTATAATACAGGATTCTATAAGTACTAAAATAATTATTAATAAATTTCTTTCATAATCTAACAATAGATATGAAATTAGTATAGCAAAAAAACAAGATAATAAAAAATAAATAAAACATTTTAGATGTGATTTAGCATGATATCCTCCAGCCTGTATTCTTAAAGAGCAGAAAAATAATATAAAAACAATTACTTTCAATAACTGGTGAAGTAAAATTCCTAAACCAACCATCCCTATTAGGATTAAAAGTGATGATATTACAATTTCAAATCCATATGTATATATTTCTTTATCTTCTTCCTTAATTACTTTTTTATCAATTAATTTGCTAGATATTTTATTTGAAAATTCATATATCACAAATATCCCCCTCTCACATTTTTAATTTTACACTAATTCAAATACAAATCAATGCTTAAATGACTTTTGGTAGTTATCTAATGATAATCGGTCACTATTTTATATATTAATAAGAATATTATAATAATATTTCATGTTTTGTAATATTTTATTACTTAATCAATACTTTAATCTAGCTTAATTTTCCATTATACAACATTATATTGATACTAAAATAATCTTTGATCCTCATTATCTGTATATCACCATAATGTTTTTCTACAATATTTCTTACATTTTTCAAACCTATTCCATGTATATTCTTATCTGCTTTTGTTGTATTCAAGTCAATGATTTTATTGTTAATGATACTATTTACGCAATCAATAACTATATAATTATTGGCATTACTTATATCAATCTTAATATATCTATTCTTTTCTTCCACTTTCAAATTGGCTTCAATAGCATTATCTATAAGATTCCCTAGAATGATACAAATATCAACCACATCAATTGTAATATCTTTTATACTACTCACATTCATCGTAAAATTAATATTATTTTTTTCAGCTTGTACATATTTTCTATTGAGTAATGCTGATATTGCAGGATAATTGGTTATTATTATTTTATCCACTTCGTCTATCTCCGATAATAATTTATTGAGATATTCTTCCAACTTAGCATATTCTTTGTAGACCACTAGCCCTTTTATATTCCCGAGATGGTTAGACATATCATGTCTCAAACTCTTTAATTTCATTGTTGCATCATTGATTTCATCATAATATTTAGATTGTATTTCATATTGTTGAAGTTTCAATTGTAGTTCAAGATCTTTTTTTGATTGTATTATTAATTTATCATATATCAATAATGAAACAATATTTATAATACCTAGCCCTAGAATAACGATTCCAGCAATAATGCCATCCTTACTATTTTTATATATTAGATTTCGATATATAGGTACTATACAAGCCATTATTCCGATATTTAGAATAAACAACAGTATTATTTCCATCAATAAACTTTTCTTAATGATCCTCAGCCCAAATTTATTTTCATTACAGGCAAAAAGGACAACTATAAAAAAAGTTATCAATTTAGATGATACCATTCCTAATACCCTTAATATATTGCTTTTTGCAAAGACTGCTGGAGATTCACCAAATATGAAACTTAGAAGTGATAGTATAACCCCTTCTATAGCTACAATCAATATTAACAGTCCTATGTAGCCTAATAATAATTTAGTTATTTTATCGTCATATAAGATCATAACTACTATAAACATAATTATAATCATAGTAGCAAATGAACCTCTGAATGTAGAGTTTTCAGTACCTTGAGAGAAATAATTAAAGATAAAAATAACTATTGCAATACTGATTCCTCCGATATAATAACATATATTATTGTCATACCTTTTCTTATATACAGAGCTACAATACTTGATGATAATCAAAGCTTCCACTATATCGACAAAAAAATCAATTACATGCCATATCATGATTTCACCCTCTTATAACTTAGAAAAACCTCTTTTACTTCTTTTGCATTTCTTCTGCTTACAGGAAGTTTTTGTCCATTTTTCATGTAGACTTCCTTAGATGTAATTACTTCAATCTTGTCAATATTAGCGATATAACCTTGATGTACTCTTATGAATTTATTAATATCAAGGAGTGTATTAAGTTCATTAAATGTCCCATAGAATTCTATATTTTGCTTATCACAATTAACCATAACCTTGTTCTTG
The sequence above is a segment of the Vallitalea longa genome. Coding sequences within it:
- a CDS encoding accessory gene regulator ArgB-like protein encodes the protein MIYEFSNKISSKLIDKKVIKEEDKEIYTYGFEIVISSLLILIGMVGLGILLHQLLKVIVFILFFCSLRIQAGGYHAKSHLKCFIYFLLSCFFAILISYLLLDYERNLLIIILVLIESCIIILTYAPVDTINKPLCDSEKITYKKKSMITVIIQSLIIFTLSIFFNSLQSYYMVAAIAVFMESITVLPIINKRESEVKIC
- a CDS encoding sensor histidine kinase: MIWHVIDFFVDIVEALIIIKYCSSVYKKRYDNNICYYIGGISIAIVIFIFNYFSQGTENSTFRGSFATMIIIMFIVVMILYDDKITKLLLGYIGLLILIVAIEGVILSLLSFIFGESPAVFAKSNILRVLGMVSSKLITFFIVVLFACNENKFGLRIIKKSLLMEIILLFILNIGIMACIVPIYRNLIYKNSKDGIIAGIVILGLGIINIVSLLIYDKLIIQSKKDLELQLKLQQYEIQSKYYDEINDATMKLKSLRHDMSNHLGNIKGLVVYKEYAKLEEYLNKLLSEIDEVDKIIITNYPAISALLNRKYVQAEKNNINFTMNVSSIKDITIDVVDICIILGNLIDNAIEANLKVEEKNRYIKIDISNANNYIVIDCVNSIINNKIIDLNTTKADKNIHGIGLKNVRNIVEKHYGDIQIMRIKDYFSINIMLYNGKLS
- a CDS encoding cyclic lactone autoinducer peptide, with translation MLTAINKKVSTSLLGLVGLIGIAVASLSVQTACIWFFNQPKVPEKLRKND